One genomic window of Methanosarcina acetivorans C2A includes the following:
- a CDS encoding SWIM zinc finger family protein: MPSENKCADLFKELRWSDLQDWAGGKATAKGIAYQEEGRVKELKRTPTGSLVARVEGTKEYFTEIFLENGKLSSICTCPVGHDCKHGVAAVLEYLELAEQGEEAPLASEEDPFVIRARKGYTEAETESEEPSAGALREYLEQLTKRELIEILVAFAEKDALLGRYLRDRQNLAAEDVGEIIGEVYSELDELLEETGYSAYENYEIDLPDFLNVQIGLESLLDSGYSDELLDIGKELMDRYEKIAEYDEEGEIGTKISFCMDVVFEALFRSSLPAHEKMLYMLEIELRDNYNILNEHAFWEEDYTSEEWELFAEALKVKLQEVEEEKNSLYSPPWQRDYAVDRLIDALGKAGLSEEIIPTCEREAEKTGNYIRLVELLLDSGEKKKAEEWLYRGIKKTREYQPGTARQLFQTLFELKEEEGNWLFATALEAEEFFRAPHTASYPGMQKAARNAGVWKEVREAALKYLKTGELPAGQAKAGKAESKEEKSKEEISGKEEFSILPGILPKTGLLEAGSIHKIRTPALDLLIEIAIQEEDPEEVAHWYEELKKSGAEAESYWKSISENKIANAVKEKYPEIALKIWKKLAERLISETKVSSYEEASPYLRKIKETLEARGEKEAWEAYLSEIKEVNKRKKRLLEILDRLGADRIIGE, from the coding sequence ATGCCATCAGAAAATAAATGTGCCGACCTCTTCAAAGAACTCAGGTGGAGCGACCTGCAGGACTGGGCGGGAGGGAAGGCAACTGCAAAGGGGATCGCGTATCAGGAAGAAGGAAGGGTAAAAGAGCTTAAGCGAACCCCTACAGGCAGCCTTGTAGCCCGGGTGGAAGGAACAAAAGAATATTTCACGGAAATCTTCCTGGAAAACGGAAAATTAAGTTCGATCTGTACCTGCCCCGTAGGACATGACTGCAAACACGGCGTTGCAGCCGTACTTGAATATCTCGAACTCGCAGAACAGGGAGAAGAAGCTCCTCTTGCTTCCGAAGAAGACCCTTTCGTAATAAGAGCCAGAAAAGGGTACACTGAAGCCGAAACCGAGTCTGAAGAGCCCTCAGCCGGAGCTCTCCGCGAATACCTGGAACAGCTGACAAAAAGGGAATTGATAGAAATACTGGTGGCATTTGCAGAAAAAGATGCTCTGCTTGGCAGGTACCTCAGAGACAGGCAGAACCTTGCAGCAGAAGATGTGGGAGAAATTATAGGGGAGGTCTATTCCGAACTTGACGAGCTTCTGGAAGAAACCGGGTATTCTGCTTATGAAAATTATGAAATTGATTTGCCCGATTTTTTGAATGTGCAGATAGGGCTGGAAAGCCTGCTTGATTCGGGATACTCCGATGAACTGCTTGATATCGGAAAAGAGCTGATGGACAGGTACGAAAAAATAGCAGAATATGACGAAGAAGGAGAGATCGGGACAAAAATATCCTTCTGCATGGACGTCGTGTTTGAAGCCCTGTTCAGGTCATCCCTCCCTGCCCACGAGAAAATGCTTTATATGCTTGAAATCGAACTCAGAGATAACTATAATATTCTTAATGAACATGCGTTCTGGGAAGAGGATTATACTTCTGAAGAATGGGAGCTTTTTGCAGAAGCCCTGAAAGTTAAGCTGCAGGAAGTCGAAGAGGAAAAAAACTCTCTCTACAGCCCACCCTGGCAGAGGGACTATGCCGTTGACAGGCTGATTGATGCCCTTGGAAAAGCCGGGCTTTCCGAAGAGATAATCCCTACCTGTGAACGCGAAGCCGAAAAAACAGGCAATTATATCCGGCTGGTAGAGCTGTTACTCGACTCCGGAGAGAAAAAGAAAGCAGAAGAATGGCTTTACAGGGGAATCAAAAAAACCAGAGAATATCAGCCCGGAACTGCCCGCCAGCTCTTTCAGACCCTGTTTGAGCTAAAAGAAGAAGAAGGGAACTGGCTTTTTGCAACAGCCCTTGAAGCAGAAGAGTTTTTCAGGGCCCCTCATACGGCCAGTTATCCCGGAATGCAAAAAGCTGCCAGAAACGCGGGGGTCTGGAAGGAAGTCCGGGAAGCTGCCCTCAAATATCTGAAAACAGGAGAACTGCCTGCGGGTCAGGCTAAAGCCGGTAAAGCCGAAAGTAAAGAAGAAAAAAGTAAGGAAGAAATCTCAGGTAAAGAAGAGTTTTCAATTCTTCCCGGCATCCTCCCGAAAACAGGTCTTCTGGAAGCGGGTTCCATACATAAGATCAGGACTCCTGCCCTCGACCTTTTAATAGAAATAGCAATTCAGGAAGAAGACCCTGAAGAAGTGGCTCACTGGTATGAGGAACTTAAAAAGAGTGGAGCAGAAGCCGAAAGCTACTGGAAATCAATCTCTGAAAATAAAATTGCAAACGCCGTCAAAGAAAAATATCCGGAAATTGCGCTTAAGATCTGGAAAAAACTTGCAGAAAGGTTGATTTCCGAAACAAAAGTAAGCTCATACGAAGAAGCGTCCCCATACCTGCGGAAAATAAAGGAAACTCTCGAAGCCAGAGGGGAAAAAGAAGCATGGGAAGCCTATCTATCGGAGATAAAGGAAGTAAACAAACGCAAAAAAAGGCTGCTTGAGATTCTGGACAGGCTTGGGGCAGACAGGATCATCGGAGAGTGA
- a CDS encoding AAA family ATPase, producing the protein MRYLVFLRGIPGSGKSTFIKENRLEPYTISSDEVRLLLKPPVLSVTGKNRDFPENQPQSLGAHLLAY; encoded by the coding sequence ATGAGGTATTTGGTATTTTTGAGAGGAATTCCCGGGTCCGGCAAATCAACCTTTATTAAGGAAAACAGGCTTGAGCCCTATACCATTTCCTCGGATGAGGTCAGGCTTCTCTTAAAGCCCCCGGTACTCTCTGTTACCGGGAAAAACCGCGATTTCCCAGAAAATCAACCGCAGAGCCTGGGGGCTCATTTACTCGCTTATTAA
- a CDS encoding FAD-dependent oxidoreductase, which yields MLGRNETGYTLPGKAESYWVETTQESNYPALPGDIRVDVAIIGGGITGITSAFLLRETGVSVAVIEADRILRGTTGNTTAKITSQHGLIYNRLISEVGRGQAKQYADSNQAAIDRIEFIVRSWDIDCDFSHKPAYVYAGSEASAQKILDEVRAARSLGLPASFEGDLPLPFKTFGSVRFSHQAQFHPRKYLCALAKEIEGGGGHIYEKTRALGIEGGGPVIVKTDRGNVTAENIIQATNFPIVDRPGELFKKLHQSMSYALGAYIEEPFPEGMFINAEEPVRSLRSQPTEKGEMVLVVGDGHPTGQGNPTHEHYRHLEDWARSIYKVRSIDYHWLTEDVMPEDNIPLIGRLTPDSEHLYLATGFKKWGMTEGTVAAMILTDTILGRDNPWIEVYDPSRSGQASPFSMEEISGIGPGQGTIIERGEEEAVAVYRDPQGVLYTLNPACRHMGCFVSWNDAEKTWDCLCHGSRYNARGEVIQSPAVYGLLEKKVRGENRKPY from the coding sequence ATGTTAGGTAGGAATGAAACCGGGTACACTCTGCCTGGAAAAGCAGAATCTTACTGGGTGGAGACCACTCAGGAATCAAATTATCCTGCTCTCCCGGGAGACATTCGGGTTGATGTGGCAATAATTGGGGGAGGGATAACCGGAATAACCTCAGCCTTTCTTTTGAGGGAAACCGGAGTGTCCGTTGCAGTTATTGAAGCGGACAGGATTCTAAGGGGTACTACCGGAAATACGACAGCAAAAATCACCTCCCAGCATGGCCTGATCTATAACCGCCTCATATCGGAAGTGGGAAGAGGGCAGGCAAAACAATACGCTGACTCCAACCAGGCAGCAATCGATAGGATTGAGTTTATAGTCCGTTCATGGGATATTGACTGCGACTTTTCTCACAAACCTGCTTATGTCTATGCAGGTTCGGAGGCTTCTGCACAAAAGATTCTGGACGAGGTTCGTGCAGCCAGGAGCCTGGGCCTTCCGGCATCATTCGAAGGGGATTTGCCGCTTCCTTTTAAAACCTTCGGCTCGGTCCGTTTCAGCCATCAGGCGCAGTTTCATCCCAGAAAATACCTCTGCGCCCTTGCAAAAGAAATCGAAGGAGGCGGCGGCCACATATATGAGAAGACCCGGGCTCTCGGAATCGAAGGGGGTGGTCCCGTTATTGTAAAAACGGATCGAGGAAACGTAACAGCCGAGAATATCATTCAGGCAACGAATTTCCCTATAGTGGACAGGCCTGGAGAACTATTCAAAAAGCTGCACCAATCGATGTCGTATGCACTCGGAGCATACATAGAAGAACCGTTTCCGGAAGGTATGTTCATTAACGCCGAGGAACCTGTGCGATCTCTGCGTTCGCAACCTACGGAAAAAGGAGAAATGGTGCTGGTAGTCGGAGACGGGCACCCTACCGGGCAGGGAAATCCCACACATGAGCACTACAGGCACCTTGAGGACTGGGCGAGGTCGATCTATAAAGTACGGTCCATTGACTATCACTGGTTGACCGAGGATGTCATGCCCGAAGATAACATTCCGCTTATTGGCAGGCTTACCCCGGACAGCGAACACCTGTATCTGGCAACCGGCTTTAAAAAATGGGGTATGACTGAAGGCACTGTTGCAGCAATGATTCTTACGGATACGATCCTTGGGAGAGACAACCCCTGGATCGAGGTATACGACCCTTCAAGATCCGGACAGGCGTCTCCGTTTTCTATGGAAGAGATATCCGGAATCGGACCCGGGCAGGGAACTATTATTGAGAGAGGAGAAGAGGAGGCAGTGGCAGTATACCGGGACCCCCAGGGAGTACTCTACACCCTCAATCCGGCCTGCAGGCACATGGGCTGCTTTGTCTCCTGGAACGATGCCGAGAAAACCTGGGATTGCCTCTGCCACGGTTCCCGTTATAATGCCAGGGGAGAAGTTATTCAGAGCCCTGCAGTATACGGGCTCCTTGAAAAGAAAGTAAGGGGAGAGAATAGAAAACCGTATTAA